A window of the Nisaea acidiphila genome harbors these coding sequences:
- a CDS encoding hemin-degrading factor — MRTKPAENLLKELNRMKEEQGGIRARTAAEALGVPEAALLEARELEGSVRRLSVSGMDVVPLIERMPEAGDVMVLTRNEYCVHEKTGIFENMRFNTHMGSAFGREIDLRMFFTRWVTGFHVVDESPKMTRHSLQFFDASGTAAFKIYAVSGTDLDAFLALVGDFVDPDPQPLSFTDLEPAASEKPDSEVDVDDLRGRWSRLGNGHQFNRMLAELGLSRRQALRLAGEHYARPVPVSSVEYMLNSVAESGLPIMCFVRGPGCVQVHSGPVKTIKRAAGWLNILDPRFNLHLKDDQIDSCYAVCKVSTEKGLDITSLDCLAADGSTICQFFPVRGEGEEEPEAWLNLINGFVTGEAA; from the coding sequence ATGCGGACCAAACCGGCGGAAAACCTGCTGAAAGAGCTCAATCGCATGAAGGAGGAGCAGGGAGGGATCCGGGCGCGGACGGCGGCCGAAGCCCTCGGCGTTCCCGAGGCGGCTCTTCTGGAGGCGCGCGAGCTTGAAGGCAGCGTCCGCCGGCTTTCGGTTTCCGGCATGGATGTCGTCCCCCTCATCGAGCGGATGCCCGAGGCCGGGGATGTCATGGTTCTCACGCGCAACGAGTACTGCGTGCACGAGAAGACCGGCATCTTCGAGAATATGCGCTTCAATACGCATATGGGCTCCGCCTTCGGTCGCGAAATCGACCTCCGGATGTTCTTCACCCGCTGGGTAACCGGCTTCCACGTGGTCGACGAGTCGCCGAAGATGACGCGGCATTCCCTGCAATTCTTCGATGCGAGCGGTACCGCGGCTTTCAAGATCTACGCCGTGAGCGGCACGGATCTCGATGCGTTCCTGGCGCTAGTCGGAGATTTCGTCGATCCGGACCCGCAGCCGCTTTCATTCACCGATCTGGAACCCGCAGCGTCCGAGAAACCCGACAGCGAGGTTGACGTGGACGATCTCCGCGGGCGCTGGAGCCGGCTCGGCAACGGTCACCAGTTTAACCGGATGCTCGCGGAACTTGGTCTCAGCCGCCGTCAGGCGCTGCGCCTCGCCGGTGAACATTATGCCCGCCCGGTTCCTGTCAGCTCCGTCGAGTACATGCTGAACAGCGTCGCCGAGAGCGGGTTGCCGATCATGTGCTTCGTGCGCGGCCCCGGTTGCGTGCAGGTTCATTCCGGCCCGGTAAAGACGATCAAGCGCGCCGCCGGGTGGCTCAACATCCTTGATCCGCGCTTCAATCTTCATCTGAAGGACGATCAGATCGACAGCTGCTACGCGGTCTGCAAGGTCTCGACCGAAAAGGGCCTCGATATTACTTCGCTCGACTGCCTCGCCGCCGACGGCTCGACGATCTGCCAGTTCTTCCCGGTCCGGGGCGAAGGCGAGGAAGAGCCCGAGGCCTGGCTGAACCTGATCAACGGCTTCGTCACGGGAGAAGCGGCATGA
- a CDS encoding heme/hemin ABC transporter substrate-binding protein produces the protein MKQAVFALFAVALLFGSPAAAETPQRIVSAGGDITEIIYALGAGDRVIAVDTTSNHPAEVSSKEQIGYIRRLAAEGILSLQPDLLLAAHDAGPPTAVEQLRAAGLRVELAPKGDSMDGVLAKVRFVGKAIGLEAEGSALAEKIESEMKAALAVAKGYSDHPRVIFVLSERDGAPLVAGSGTSADAIISLAGGDNAAGGFPGYKPMSQEAIIEAAPDVLLMMSQTVERLGGIDTMLTRPEFALTPAGKNRRYVAMEGMLLLGFGPRVPEAVRTLATELRGG, from the coding sequence ATGAAGCAAGCCGTTTTCGCTCTGTTCGCCGTTGCCTTGCTGTTCGGCAGTCCGGCGGCGGCGGAAACGCCGCAGCGGATCGTGTCCGCGGGCGGCGACATCACCGAGATCATCTACGCGCTCGGCGCCGGCGACCGTGTCATCGCGGTAGACACCACCTCCAACCATCCGGCGGAGGTTTCCAGCAAGGAGCAGATCGGCTATATCCGCAGACTTGCAGCGGAAGGCATTCTCTCGCTCCAGCCCGATTTGCTTCTGGCCGCGCATGACGCCGGCCCTCCTACTGCGGTCGAACAGCTCCGGGCGGCTGGACTTCGGGTCGAGCTCGCTCCCAAGGGGGACTCAATGGACGGCGTCCTGGCTAAGGTTCGCTTTGTCGGCAAGGCGATCGGTCTCGAAGCCGAGGGATCGGCGCTCGCCGAAAAGATAGAGAGCGAGATGAAAGCGGCGCTTGCGGTCGCGAAGGGGTATAGCGACCATCCGCGGGTCATCTTTGTGCTGAGCGAACGCGACGGCGCCCCGCTGGTGGCCGGCAGCGGAACCTCGGCAGACGCCATCATCTCCCTCGCGGGAGGCGACAATGCCGCCGGCGGCTTCCCCGGCTACAAGCCGATGTCCCAGGAAGCGATCATCGAGGCGGCGCCGGATGTGCTGCTGATGATGTCGCAGACCGTCGAGCGGCTGGGCGGGATCGACACGATGCTCACCCGTCCGGAATTCGCGCTGACGCCGGCCGGCAAGAACCGCCGCTACGTCGCGATGGAAGGCATGCTGCTGCTCGGCTTCGGCCCGCGGGTCCCGGAAGCGGTCCGCACGCTGGCGACCGAACTGCGCGGCGGCTGA
- a CDS encoding FecCD family ABC transporter permease, with product MSETTALPRRVADRRGGVPIFGLMGAALLVIVFAELVLGPVQLGMGDLLAVLVGEGERGPTAILLQIRLPRAVLGLAVGLGLALSGCAMQGVLRNPLADPGLIGVTAGAAVGAVTVIVLGNYFVGDLPAPVRPYALPLGAFIGGMAVTGFVFSLSHRSGGTNVAMLILAGVAVNAIAGALIGAMVYISDDQQLRDLTFWSMGSIASGNWMQVSVTTALALAAALGLLTMGRSLDLFQLGERAAFHAGIDIEREKWRIALLTAIAVGAVTAAAGPIGFIGLVAPHMARLIVGPAHRNVLPAAALIGGALILGADLAVRMVVPPTEPPIGLATSMIGGPFFLWLLMRRMKRGGL from the coding sequence ATGTCCGAGACAACGGCCCTGCCGCGCCGGGTTGCGGACCGCCGAGGCGGTGTTCCCATCTTCGGACTGATGGGGGCGGCGCTGCTCGTCATCGTCTTCGCGGAACTCGTCCTCGGTCCGGTGCAGCTCGGGATGGGCGACCTGCTGGCCGTGCTTGTCGGCGAGGGCGAGCGCGGGCCGACCGCCATCCTGCTGCAGATCCGCCTGCCGCGCGCCGTGCTGGGCCTCGCCGTCGGTCTCGGCCTTGCGCTTTCCGGTTGCGCCATGCAGGGCGTGTTGCGCAATCCGCTTGCCGATCCCGGCCTGATCGGCGTCACCGCCGGTGCGGCCGTCGGCGCGGTGACCGTCATTGTCCTCGGAAACTACTTCGTCGGCGATCTGCCGGCGCCTGTCCGCCCCTATGCCCTGCCGCTCGGCGCCTTCATCGGCGGCATGGCCGTGACCGGGTTCGTCTTCTCGCTCTCGCATCGCAGCGGCGGCACGAACGTGGCGATGCTGATCCTCGCGGGTGTCGCGGTGAACGCCATCGCCGGCGCCCTGATCGGCGCCATGGTCTATATCAGCGACGACCAGCAGCTCCGTGACCTGACCTTCTGGTCGATGGGCTCGATTGCCTCCGGCAACTGGATGCAGGTCTCGGTTACGACCGCGCTCGCCCTAGCGGCGGCGCTCGGCCTGCTCACCATGGGCCGTTCCCTCGATCTCTTTCAGCTCGGCGAGCGCGCGGCGTTCCACGCCGGTATCGATATCGAACGGGAGAAATGGCGCATTGCGCTGCTGACGGCGATCGCGGTCGGCGCGGTGACCGCGGCGGCCGGCCCCATCGGGTTCATCGGTCTCGTCGCGCCGCACATGGCCCGCCTCATTGTCGGCCCGGCGCACCGCAATGTGCTGCCGGCAGCGGCTCTGATCGGCGGCGCGCTGATCCTCGGCGCCGATCTCGCGGTCCGCATGGTGGTGCCGCCGACCGAACCGCCCATCGGGCTTGCCACCAGCATGATCGGCGGGCCTTTCTTCCTCTGGCTGCTGATGCGCCGCATGAAGCGCGGAGGGCTCTGA
- a CDS encoding heme ABC transporter ATP-binding protein has product MLEAQGVGHSFGRTRVLQDVSLKVRPGEMVALCGPNGAGKSTLLAAMAGDFAPDEGNIHLDGRIVTSLSPADLARRRAVLEQAPTLSAAFTVRELLALGIPRDVPPERVNVLIRETLRDVALLGRADDNCLILSGGQRHRAHLARVLVQLAASDKACGYLMLDEPTASLDIAHQITTMRIARRAARLGEGVLVVLHDLNLAAAFADRVALMHEGRLVADGPGADILTAERLSAIYETEIAVEEAEGGRPRIVPVYDPDTHPAAEA; this is encoded by the coding sequence ATGCTGGAAGCGCAGGGGGTCGGACACAGCTTTGGCAGAACGCGGGTGTTGCAGGACGTGAGCCTCAAGGTGCGGCCGGGAGAGATGGTCGCGCTCTGCGGGCCGAACGGTGCGGGCAAGTCGACCCTGCTCGCCGCGATGGCCGGGGATTTCGCGCCGGACGAGGGGAATATCCATCTGGACGGGCGGATCGTCACCAGCCTGTCGCCGGCGGATCTCGCGCGCCGCCGGGCGGTGCTGGAGCAGGCGCCAACCCTGAGTGCGGCCTTCACGGTCCGCGAGCTGCTTGCCCTGGGCATCCCGCGCGACGTGCCGCCGGAGCGGGTGAATGTGCTGATTCGGGAGACGCTGCGCGATGTCGCGCTGCTCGGCCGTGCCGACGACAATTGCCTGATCCTCTCCGGCGGGCAGCGCCACCGGGCCCATCTCGCCCGGGTGCTGGTGCAGCTCGCCGCCTCCGACAAGGCTTGCGGCTACCTCATGCTGGATGAGCCGACCGCCAGCCTGGATATCGCGCACCAGATCACCACCATGCGAATCGCCCGCCGGGCGGCGCGGCTGGGCGAGGGGGTTCTGGTCGTGTTGCACGATCTGAACCTCGCGGCTGCCTTCGCCGACCGCGTCGCGCTGATGCATGAGGGACGTCTTGTCGCGGACGGTCCCGGCGCGGACATCTTAACAGCCGAGCGCCTGAGCGCCATTTATGAAACCGAGATCGCCGTGGAAGAGGCCGAGGGGGGCCGTCCACGCATCGTGCCGGTCTACGATCCGGACACGCACCCGGCCGCAGAGGCCTGA
- a CDS encoding antibiotic biosynthesis monooxygenase family protein yields the protein MYIAMNRFKVTKGSEADFETVWKTRDSQLDQVPGFVEFRLLKGPEAEDHTLYASHTLWKDYDAFVAWTKSEHFRKAHANAGNNKPLYQGHPQFEGFETVQKL from the coding sequence ATGTATATCGCCATGAACCGGTTCAAGGTCACGAAGGGATCCGAAGCGGATTTCGAGACCGTCTGGAAGACCCGCGACAGCCAACTCGATCAGGTGCCGGGCTTCGTCGAGTTCCGTCTCCTGAAGGGACCGGAGGCCGAGGATCACACGCTCTACGCGTCGCACACCCTTTGGAAGGACTACGATGCCTTCGTCGCCTGGACCAAGTCGGAGCATTTCCGCAAGGCTCATGCGAATGCCGGCAACAACAAGCCGCTCTACCAGGGCCATCCGCAGTTCGAAGGCTTCGAGACGGTGCAGAAGCTCTAG
- a CDS encoding DUF2218 domain-containing protein, with the protein MHTSSATIPTEKAGRYLVQLCKHFAHKIPASWAEDKGHADFGFGTCEMKAEDGVLHLQCRSPELEGLGRVKYVVEDHVVRFGWKEELSVDWKDNEKAPEA; encoded by the coding sequence ATGCACACATCCAGCGCAACGATCCCGACAGAGAAGGCCGGTCGTTATCTGGTCCAACTCTGCAAACATTTCGCCCACAAGATCCCGGCCAGCTGGGCGGAAGACAAAGGTCACGCCGATTTCGGCTTCGGAACCTGCGAGATGAAGGCGGAAGACGGCGTCCTCCATCTCCAATGTCGGTCGCCGGAGCTGGAGGGACTTGGCCGGGTGAAATATGTCGTCGAGGACCATGTGGTCCGGTTCGGCTGGAAGGAAGAGCTTAGCGTCGACTGGAAAGACAACGAAAAAGCGCCCGAGGCCTGA
- a CDS encoding ABC transporter ATP-binding protein — MSGAVLRIENLGCSYGKDTVLDGITLPVMRGGSMVAVLGPNGAGKSTLLKTIAGLLRHSGSVKVGDREVTGLGQAEKLRTIGYSPQTAPQASALLAYEYAWSALRAALPELGNAEQERRIQTAFERLGLTDQLFKPVGALSGGQRQRLGFSQVLAREPLLYLLDEPTSALDLKWEIEALGLMRDRADRGGALCLVALHDLNLAMRFCDRFVLLKNGKLLAEGPVVGGLTPEMIRAAYGVEARIETCSRGRPIILADDVTDQETTPRRD, encoded by the coding sequence ATGAGCGGCGCGGTACTCCGGATAGAGAATCTCGGCTGCAGCTACGGAAAGGATACCGTCCTCGACGGCATCACCCTGCCGGTCATGCGGGGCGGCAGCATGGTAGCAGTCCTCGGCCCGAACGGAGCGGGCAAGTCCACCCTGCTGAAGACCATCGCCGGGCTCCTGCGCCATAGCGGATCGGTCAAGGTCGGGGATCGCGAGGTAACCGGCCTCGGCCAGGCAGAGAAACTTCGTACGATCGGCTACAGCCCGCAGACGGCGCCGCAGGCCAGCGCGCTGCTGGCCTATGAATATGCCTGGAGCGCCCTCCGTGCCGCGCTGCCTGAACTCGGCAACGCCGAGCAGGAGAGGCGGATCCAGACGGCCTTCGAACGGCTGGGCCTGACAGACCAGCTCTTCAAGCCGGTCGGCGCCCTCTCGGGCGGGCAGCGCCAGCGGCTCGGATTTTCCCAGGTGCTCGCACGGGAGCCCTTGCTCTACCTGCTCGACGAGCCGACCAGCGCGCTCGACCTTAAATGGGAGATCGAGGCGCTCGGCCTGATGCGCGACCGGGCGGATCGGGGCGGCGCCCTCTGTCTCGTCGCCCTCCACGACCTCAATCTCGCCATGCGGTTCTGCGACCGCTTCGTGCTTCTGAAGAATGGAAAGCTGCTCGCGGAGGGACCGGTCGTTGGCGGTCTGACCCCGGAGATGATCCGCGCGGCGTATGGCGTCGAGGCACGTATAGAAACCTGCTCACGCGGCCGTCCGATCATCCTCGCCGATGACGTAACGGATCAAGAAACCACCCCACGGAGAGACTGA
- a CDS encoding FecCD family ABC transporter permease, translated as MPSSDSRSFAFRVRQLRTRRILLLAGLLLLTCGSFAADLLTGPSSLDAGTALAGLFEPEGLSISERIILFDIRLPVALMAIVVGGSLGIAGAETQTALNNPLASPYTLGISWAAILGATLAIVFDLELPGIGLAVTLPLLAFIFAALAGLLILALAHTFGSNTETIILFGIALLFSCSALISLLQFVADAEDVQESVLWSIGSLTRATWESVGAVTVSLAVVFGFAIRGVWQMTVLRGGEEHARSIGLSIHRLRLGALMRAALASAMAVAFVGAIGFVGLVAPHITRMLLGEDHRFYLPGAVIVGAALLSLASICSKLIVSGIVIPVGIVTALVGIPVFVTLIVLQRRGK; from the coding sequence ATGCCTTCTTCAGACAGCAGGAGCTTCGCGTTCCGCGTCCGGCAACTCCGGACCCGCCGCATCCTGCTGCTGGCGGGTCTCCTGCTCCTGACCTGCGGTTCTTTCGCCGCCGATCTGCTGACCGGCCCGTCATCGCTCGACGCGGGCACCGCGCTCGCGGGCCTGTTCGAACCGGAGGGTTTGTCGATATCCGAGCGCATCATTCTGTTCGATATCCGCCTCCCCGTCGCGCTTATGGCGATCGTCGTCGGCGGCTCGCTTGGCATCGCAGGCGCCGAAACCCAGACGGCCCTAAACAACCCGCTCGCCAGTCCCTATACCCTCGGCATTTCCTGGGCGGCGATCCTCGGCGCGACGCTCGCCATCGTCTTCGACCTGGAACTGCCGGGCATCGGCCTTGCAGTCACGTTACCCCTGCTCGCCTTCATATTCGCGGCGCTGGCGGGCCTGCTGATCCTGGCGCTGGCACACACGTTCGGCTCGAACACGGAAACCATCATTCTCTTCGGTATCGCCCTGCTCTTCAGCTGCTCGGCGCTGATCTCCCTGCTGCAGTTCGTCGCCGACGCGGAGGACGTGCAGGAAAGCGTGCTCTGGAGCATCGGCTCGCTGACCCGTGCGACATGGGAGTCGGTCGGCGCCGTGACGGTATCTCTCGCCGTCGTCTTCGGGTTCGCGATCCGCGGCGTCTGGCAGATGACGGTGCTGCGCGGCGGAGAGGAACATGCGCGCAGCATCGGTCTCTCGATCCATCGCCTGCGGCTCGGCGCGCTGATGCGAGCGGCGCTGGCCTCGGCCATGGCGGTCGCCTTTGTCGGCGCGATCGGTTTCGTCGGCCTCGTCGCCCCGCATATCACGCGCATGCTGCTGGGCGAGGATCACCGCTTCTATCTGCCCGGCGCCGTTATCGTCGGTGCCGCCCTGCTGTCCCTCGCCTCGATCTGCTCCAAGCTGATCGTCTCCGGGATTGTCATTCCGGTCGGAATCGTGACGGCGCTGGTGGGGATCCCGGTCTTCGTGACGCTGATCGTCCTGCAGCGGAGGGGCAAATGA
- a CDS encoding ABC transporter substrate-binding protein, translated as MQRKISALSGLLGLAAALLTGGAVGVSAMEITDLKGRTVTLENPAERVLLGEGRFLIALGLLTEDPVARTAGMLGEFQRFDPDGYARFSAAFPALKDIPTYGQTTTESVSLETALSLQPDAAFFGLSGHGPNERSQVVIDALTEAGIPVLFIDFRDNPLEHTARSMEIIGQVLGLEAEAKEYNAFYRTEIARVTGPLKGFAGPKPSVFLDVRAGLGSGCCFTIARGMLSTLIDAAGGRNIAADVVPGAAGPLNLEYVIESNPDLYIGTAVGSLKRGATPGGPIVLGAGVDEETATKTLAGVTVRPGISSLPAVEAKRAYGIWHHFYNSPLNVYALQVFAKWLHPELFAELDPEATKAALLGRLKPADMDGVYAVSLSE; from the coding sequence ATGCAAAGAAAGATCTCGGCCCTCAGCGGGCTTCTGGGTCTCGCCGCAGCTCTCCTGACCGGGGGAGCTGTCGGCGTTTCGGCCATGGAGATCACCGATCTCAAGGGCCGGACGGTAACGCTGGAAAATCCGGCGGAACGGGTACTGCTCGGAGAGGGACGCTTCCTGATCGCGCTCGGGCTTCTGACCGAGGATCCGGTGGCCCGCACCGCCGGCATGCTCGGCGAATTCCAGCGCTTCGACCCTGACGGCTATGCGCGGTTCTCCGCCGCCTTCCCAGCGCTGAAGGACATCCCGACCTACGGCCAGACCACGACCGAGAGCGTGAGCCTGGAGACGGCGCTCTCGCTGCAACCGGATGCCGCCTTTTTCGGTCTGAGCGGGCACGGGCCGAACGAGCGCTCGCAAGTGGTGATCGACGCGCTGACGGAAGCCGGCATTCCGGTGCTCTTCATCGATTTCCGCGACAACCCGCTGGAACATACCGCCAGGAGCATGGAGATCATCGGCCAGGTCCTTGGCCTGGAAGCCGAGGCAAAGGAATATAATGCGTTCTACCGGACGGAGATCGCGCGCGTGACCGGCCCGTTGAAAGGTTTCGCGGGCCCAAAACCGTCCGTCTTCCTGGACGTGCGGGCGGGCCTCGGCTCCGGCTGCTGCTTCACCATCGCGCGCGGCATGCTCTCCACGCTGATCGACGCGGCCGGGGGACGGAACATAGCCGCGGACGTCGTCCCCGGTGCGGCCGGGCCGCTTAATCTCGAATATGTCATCGAGAGCAATCCCGACCTTTATATCGGAACCGCCGTCGGCTCTCTGAAGAGAGGCGCGACGCCGGGCGGCCCCATTGTCCTCGGAGCGGGCGTCGACGAAGAGACCGCCACGAAGACCCTTGCAGGCGTCACCGTTCGGCCCGGTATTTCCTCGCTTCCGGCGGTCGAAGCGAAGCGCGCCTACGGGATTTGGCACCATTTCTACAACTCGCCGCTCAATGTCTATGCCCTCCAGGTCTTCGCCAAGTGGCTGCACCCGGAGCTGTTCGCCGAGCTCGATCCTGAAGCCACAAAAGCGGCGCTACTCGGCCGGCTGAAACCCGCGGACATGGACGGTGTCTACGCGGTCAGCCTCAGTGAGTGA
- a CDS encoding TonB-dependent siderophore receptor — translation MTDANEMNRYGRKMLRAFLLGTVCVGALAQAGPARAQSSGEAVTLDRIVVEGDEEVVTEDTGSYASSRSTVGYKQPTDIREIPQTVNVLTRQRLDDANATTLEEAGYLLPNVTTATGNGFDGSLYSRGHEVFTYNVDGAPRSFLSLYGTAPDLVFFDRVEVLSGPSGVFQGSGEPVGTINLVRKRPNGENGGSATGHLGTYDNYRGEADLQVAGGDRKQVRGRLIGYGFTKQSYLDIAQQDKGGGYGTVEYDVTEDLTVSFGGIHESEDTVSMSGQPTFSDGSFLNVGTETFFGAPWNQREINTAEGFADAEYTFDNGGVLKLNSRIYDRDTNIKNALASTSVDASTGDFTMFVFARRFDEKTSYLDLNYAQPFTFFERRSEFAIGTDYRRTEQDMKQNFDFSLGTQNINTFNPYDLVEPEITYPGVGPGFRLNTETETDEFGGYGYARLQVYDGLNLTLGGRYAVYDSETEDTGRSTVTSIDENRFVPMVGLSYDIVPEATVYTSYSEIFQPQSEQKADGSQLDPIEGRQVEIGTKVSLFDGFLQGQAAVYWLQDENRAADDPDNVGSFVESQEEDTVGFEISLAGSPYPGVEISAGYSYVDTDLDTDPTPEHSGVIWGRYTFLEGPLQDLYVGAGVQAVGDFEAISNGVKIDAPGYAVVNAAAGYPINENFEIGLFVENLLDNEYVERVNNTTARGVFYGDPLTATFRLTGRF, via the coding sequence ATGACCGATGCGAATGAGATGAACCGGTACGGCCGGAAGATGCTGCGGGCGTTTCTGCTCGGCACTGTCTGCGTCGGCGCGCTCGCTCAGGCAGGCCCTGCGCGCGCGCAGAGTTCCGGCGAGGCGGTCACGCTGGACCGCATCGTCGTCGAAGGCGACGAGGAGGTCGTGACCGAGGATACCGGCTCCTACGCGAGCAGCCGCTCCACCGTCGGCTACAAGCAGCCAACGGACATCCGTGAGATCCCGCAGACGGTGAACGTGTTGACCCGCCAGCGCCTCGACGACGCGAACGCGACGACACTGGAAGAGGCCGGCTATCTGCTGCCGAACGTCACGACGGCAACCGGTAACGGCTTCGACGGATCGCTCTACTCCCGGGGCCACGAGGTCTTCACCTACAATGTCGACGGCGCCCCGCGCTCCTTCCTTAGCCTCTACGGCACCGCGCCCGATCTCGTGTTCTTCGACCGCGTCGAGGTATTGTCCGGTCCGTCCGGCGTCTTCCAGGGGTCCGGCGAGCCGGTCGGCACCATCAATCTGGTACGTAAGCGGCCGAACGGAGAGAACGGCGGCAGCGCGACAGGGCATCTCGGCACCTACGACAATTACCGCGGCGAGGCGGACCTTCAGGTTGCCGGCGGCGACCGGAAACAGGTCCGCGGGCGCCTGATCGGCTACGGTTTCACCAAGCAGAGCTATCTGGACATCGCGCAGCAGGACAAGGGCGGCGGATACGGCACGGTTGAGTACGACGTCACCGAGGATCTGACAGTTTCCTTCGGCGGCATTCACGAGAGCGAGGACACGGTCTCGATGAGCGGACAGCCGACCTTCTCGGACGGCTCCTTCCTCAATGTCGGTACGGAGACCTTCTTCGGAGCACCCTGGAACCAGCGCGAGATCAACACAGCGGAAGGCTTCGCCGACGCCGAATACACTTTCGACAACGGCGGCGTCCTGAAGCTGAACAGCCGGATCTACGACCGCGACACCAACATCAAGAACGCCCTCGCTTCGACCTCTGTCGATGCCTCGACCGGCGATTTCACGATGTTTGTCTTCGCGCGGCGGTTCGACGAGAAGACGTCCTATCTCGACCTCAACTACGCCCAGCCCTTCACCTTTTTCGAACGGCGCAGCGAGTTCGCAATCGGGACGGACTACCGGCGCACCGAGCAGGACATGAAGCAGAATTTCGACTTCTCGCTCGGCACCCAGAACATCAACACCTTCAATCCCTACGATCTGGTCGAGCCGGAGATCACCTATCCCGGCGTCGGGCCGGGTTTCCGGCTCAATACCGAGACAGAAACCGACGAGTTCGGCGGCTACGGCTATGCCCGCCTGCAAGTCTATGACGGGCTCAACCTGACTCTCGGCGGCCGCTATGCGGTCTATGACAGCGAGACCGAGGATACCGGCCGCTCGACGGTGACCAGCATCGACGAGAACCGTTTCGTGCCGATGGTTGGCCTCAGCTACGACATCGTGCCGGAAGCGACCGTCTATACGAGCTATTCCGAGATCTTCCAGCCGCAGAGCGAACAGAAGGCCGACGGCTCCCAGCTCGATCCGATCGAAGGCCGGCAGGTCGAAATCGGCACCAAGGTATCCCTCTTCGACGGTTTCCTGCAGGGACAGGCCGCGGTCTATTGGCTGCAGGACGAGAACCGGGCGGCCGACGATCCGGACAATGTCGGGTCTTTCGTGGAGTCACAAGAGGAAGACACGGTCGGGTTCGAGATCTCCCTTGCCGGCAGCCCCTATCCGGGCGTCGAGATCAGCGCCGGCTACAGCTATGTGGACACGGACCTCGACACCGACCCGACCCCGGAACATAGCGGCGTGATCTGGGGCCGCTACACCTTCCTCGAGGGTCCGCTGCAGGACCTCTATGTCGGCGCCGGTGTCCAGGCAGTCGGCGATTTCGAGGCGATCTCCAATGGCGTGAAGATCGATGCGCCCGGTTACGCTGTCGTCAACGCCGCAGCTGGTTACCCGATCAACGAGAATTTCGAGATTGGCCTCTTCGTCGAGAACCTGCTGGACAACGAATATGTCGAGCGGGTGAACAACACGACCGCGCGCGGTGTTTTCTACGGCGATCCGCTGACCGCGACCTTCCGCCTGACCGGACGTTTCTGA
- a CDS encoding helix-turn-helix domain-containing protein, protein MASMDLSFQDLSRQVRADASFYRMLGSTGEEAPVVLRGEFFIADFRSGLHIHATDAVEQSNTATELALEPHMSVSVVLDGATSAAIDGVPLNLSVPKGAEAGGLIWSVARPARLKRTIRRGQRIQKINISVSAAWIEDFLAHGEAPNRMLSQFSSTHLAIRSWRPAFDTVLGARKLLDCLGSEGSLNRLSLEMLALRILRDAFESIERPANGQPGNDRALLLRDYIAENLSGELSLNSIAAATGMSVSTMQRVFKDAFGVTVVDHLRRARLEIAHRALVEDGMPIQQAAFLAGYSSAANFATAYRRIFGRAPSEARLTDALEDNAPFVNG, encoded by the coding sequence ATGGCGAGCATGGATCTCAGTTTTCAGGACTTGTCGCGGCAGGTGAGAGCCGATGCGAGTTTCTACCGGATGCTCGGCAGCACCGGCGAGGAAGCGCCGGTGGTGTTGCGCGGAGAGTTCTTCATCGCGGATTTCCGGTCCGGCCTGCATATCCATGCCACGGACGCGGTGGAGCAGAGCAACACGGCGACGGAGCTTGCGCTTGAGCCGCATATGTCGGTTTCGGTGGTACTGGATGGTGCGACCTCGGCGGCGATCGACGGCGTGCCGCTCAATCTGTCCGTTCCGAAGGGAGCGGAGGCCGGCGGTCTGATCTGGTCGGTCGCCCGTCCCGCGCGGCTGAAGCGGACAATCCGCCGCGGACAGCGGATCCAGAAAATCAACATTTCCGTCAGCGCGGCCTGGATCGAGGATTTCCTCGCGCATGGCGAGGCGCCGAACAGGATGTTGAGTCAATTCTCCTCGACCCATCTTGCCATCCGAAGCTGGCGGCCGGCGTTCGATACCGTTCTCGGTGCCCGCAAACTGCTCGACTGTCTCGGGAGCGAAGGCTCGCTCAACCGGTTGTCGCTCGAAATGCTTGCCTTGAGGATTTTGCGCGACGCATTCGAAAGCATCGAACGACCGGCAAATGGTCAACCTGGGAACGATAGGGCGCTCCTCCTGCGCGACTACATCGCTGAAAATCTGAGCGGAGAGCTAAGTCTGAACTCAATAGCCGCGGCGACGGGCATGAGCGTCAGTACGATGCAGCGGGTTTTCAAAGACGCCTTCGGCGTCACCGTGGTGGATCATCTGCGCCGGGCACGGCTGGAAATTGCGCACAGGGCGCTGGTCGAGGACGGCATGCCGATACAGCAGGCGGCCTTTCTCGCCGGGTACAGTTCGGCCGCTAATTTCGCGACCGCCTACCGGAGGATATTCGGACGGGCGCCGTCCGAGGCGCGGCTTACCGACGCTTTGGAAGACAATGCGCCGTTCGTGAACGGTTGA